Below is a genomic region from Primulina eburnea isolate SZY01 chromosome 9, ASM2296580v1, whole genome shotgun sequence.
TTtgccataatttttttaaaatattctcACAAGCTACTCAAAAAACACGTTTCCATTCAGAGTGAGAATTAAAAAGTGCAAATTAAAATCTCCACGAAATAGATATCAACTAAAAATCCAAGATTTTGAGAGTTTTAAGGTTCTAAAAATCTAAACAGGGGCATTCAGTATGAGTAGGAGGTTGTAGAACTCAATCAACAAAAATTCAGAACAAATTAATCATCATTATGCCCCTCAAAAAACAATAGTTAAGAGGAATGCTCAAATAACAAAACTAAACAAaaacgcaaaaaaaaaaatccacgaattcaaaagaaaaaaaagaaacgGAGAAAATGAGAAGTGAAAAATGCTTCGATTTGTCGTACGGTTTCAAAACAAATGGAATTCAATCGGAGCCGCGCAAGTAATCTGCTCGTCGCCAAGATGCATCGCGAGAAATTTCTCGTTAAATCATCCAGAAAAAATTATACTAAAAAGcgtaaattaattttaaaaaagataCTGGGAGACTACGGCCGACGGAGAAAATATAATCAAAAATGGAGAGCAATGATTGAGAAAAATGAATTGAATGATGATTTTTTTACCTGAAATCCAATGGTAATGATTGATATCGGAGGCGACGTATTTGTGGCAGCTGCTGAATCCAAGCAGCTGTACTTATAACGGCTTCTCTTgctaattttgaatttagggTTTCTAGGTTTAGGGATATCGCCTCGAGGCCCTAATAGACGGAATTGACTAAATTGCCATTGCTTGCATTTGGGCTGCGCTCTATGGGCTCAAAGTCCAGCGCAATAGAAGGTATAAGTGGGATATTGACCCAGTTTAACTATTTGAATTTGGACTTAATATAGTTATTGGagttaatttatattaaaattttagctTTAATCATTTTtcgggaaaaaaaataaataaatatcaccTTGATAGATGAAAGCTACGTTTGTTTGTCATTATGAAGATTCTTACATCTTGTCCTTCTAGTCTATAGTTATTTATCAAGATATGTCACAATCAATTAACGcataaataatttcaaattagtAGTTAGTGGTTTGATATTAGATTTCTTTGCAAAATGTGACTCAATTCAAAAACTGATGCACACATCTTAAAAGTAAGGGACCATTTGAAAACCTATCAAATATCTGTATTACAATGCCAAGCGCCCAAGCCCCCCTTAATGCATGTGGGTGGACCAAAAGTCGCACGAAATTTAAAGCAATAGCACTGAGAAATGAAGAATCGAATTCCATCAACCAATTCACCAAGGTAGATCAAACAACAGCATGTGAAGTAAACAAAATTAGCACAAGAACTAACTAGTTGTGTGATGGGGGTGGGAAAAGAGGAAGCTGGAATTGGTGTTGGTGGCATGGTCTATGCCATTTCGTATTCAAGTCCATATCCCACTGTTTCACCATTCTGTTTTCACGTAATTTGGCTTCTTTTTAGTTGGAAAGAATCGGGTTAAAAGGGCATTGGCTTCCCTTAATCTCAAAGCTATTTGATAATACAGACAAGGCATTGGCTCCACTATCCAGATGATTTTGGGTGTGGCGTGATGGTGAGTTTTCCAAGAAATGAGTGACCAATTCACACCTCCTGTGGAGGAGGGGATATGACGTTGCCATGTGACATTGGTTTGTGAAGAATTAGACTGGATTTACATCTTCTACTGTGTTGTGCACTTTTTACCTGAGATGATAATATGATTATCTTGTTTAATCTGATaactttttaaatttatctcaTATGATGTGATGTCTACAAGATGATCATGTgatcatctcgtgtaaaaaATGTACAACATCGAGTGATGTATTTTCAATATAGTAAAGGATCCAAATCTGAATTAGACCAATTGATGTGGTGGGAATCCTCCAATCTTAGTATTGGTTAGAAAAATGTTTTAGAAACtatgaaaatatataaatgATGTGAAGATTCATACTTTGTAGATCGCACCATGGAATTAATTAAGGCTTCTCTTTAGGATTTTTTCCTTGTGCACACCACCTCACTTTGCATCAATGCACAGAATTCATCattcataaatcaaaatttacaatttcataaacaagataataataataataataataataataataataataataataaatataaaagatgagaataattttttttaaagaaagaaaaaaaaaggtgGAACAAGAATTCATTAATGTTCACGGTTGCCTTCTCGGCGGCGCTTCCCGCCTTTCGCCGCCGGCTGTTCGTGTGAATCACACGCCTGAATCTTAAATTTGCAACCCAACTTTGACCACCAACCACTATTCTCCCCGTGTCCAGATGGTCCCGACTCGTCCATTTTCTCAATGGCCTTCTTCATTATTGAGCACTCACGTTCGAGATCCTGCACCCGCGCCCTCATGGTATCCATGTCCCCGCGCAGCACTTGATTCTCTCTCACCGCTGTCCTCCACGTGCTGTTCCTCTTCTCCGCGCCTGACGTCTCAACCATCTCCGCATCCTCATTCTCCCCCTCCATCCCTCCTAGAATGGTGCCGGAGATCGCTTGTCGGAGCTGAAGTTGTTCTAAGAAAAGAACCTGCACCACCACTCTGAGCGGCAGCCGCTCATTCTGTGCGGCGTGAGTGCACGCCTCTAACGTCAGCTTCTGACAGTCCAAAAGTCCGCATACTTTCTCTCTATCCGTCTCCGAGACCCATGGGTGCGCCTGTGAGAAGGAAGATAGAGCTGAATTGTTTGGATTTGACTAATGCAGAAAAAGTAATCCTGAATGAATTGGTGATTCACCTTGAGATAAACATCAACAGCTCGGTAGAGGCCATCGTCGAAAACTCTAGCACGATCGGGCAAAGTAACGGCCAGTTCGTAGAACTTTTCCGGCTTCAAATTAGCGTCGGAAGCTATTTCCGACAGGTAACCGTCCATTAATTTCCCCACCATTATCAACGCGGTAGATACAGTGATGTTACCTTCTTCCTCATTGACTTGAATTCTGGTGACCGATCTCTCTTCAAACCTTTGTAGAAAATAAACTAGAATTCTCTCCACGCAGTCAACTTCGTACAATGTATCGTTCAAATACGAATAGCTCGGAATCAGCAGGTCGTCCAATGTAGCTTGCTCCAATTGCGATCCAATCTTTTTCTCCAAGGCTCGCCTGGAAACCTCAGAAGAGTTCAAAATGTAGGACGTTCTTAACAATCCGAACAAGAATCTCGTCGTGTTCGAAGTTGATCGAGATGTTCTGTCAATCGGAAGATTGGAAATTATCGTCTCCAGAAGCTCCCTCCGCTCATTCTCCGATGGAAGGTCGGAAGACGCTGATGGCTTCCGTGTTGTTGTGCGAGAGATTCCTGGTATAAACTTCTTCGCATAATTTATCAAACAACTCTCTATGATATCTCCGCCCAGATTCAAAGTTTTCATGGCGAAAATCAAACGTTTGAAAATATGCACACTCAAAAATCCAAGCTCATCCAACCACGAATCCGCTATCACAGCTCCTCGCGTCACAACACCGTATTTCCTCCTAGAGTCAACTTCAGTTTTACTATCCACAGCTCCGCCGTTCATCGGCCAACCGAAAAGAGAGGGATCTTCGGCGGATGCTTTAGTAGCAATGGCGTCAATACATCTCTGAACAATGCCCAGATTTTCCATCATGGGCAGCAGTCCTTCACAAGAGGTCAAAGTCTTTATCGAATGTTTGATGTTTTTTAATACAGACTTAACAAGAAATCTTTCCGCCTTAGAGATTATATTATCTTCCGAGTATTCCTCGGTCATCTCCAGATACTCTCCGGCACAGCGGATTGCAGCGACGTTGGTGGCGGAGAGATCAACTTTCACGCCGTAACAGAATTTCGCGGCGGTTTCAAACGCCTCGCAGCCGCCCGGGAAGTCAGGGAGCGCGATATGAAACTGACCCTCGTTGTCCTCCACTTGGATTTCTTCCTCTCCTTGGTCATTTTCATTCTGTTCAAAGACGGTTTGGATTGTAGCAAATCTGTTTGTTGTTCGGTTTGTCTCTTGTTCTGTTATCATCTCGTGAAGCTTTCTGCTTTTCCTCATCAGAGGAAACTAAACAACAACCGAGAGTACGAATCATCACAAATTTAGaaaccaaaaacaaaaaaaaacaaaaatgaagtAATTCGGTTCTAGGGTTCTTCAGTGCTCACTTTGTGAAGATGAAAAGTCATCACATCAACTTCAATCGCAACATCGCTGGGCAAACCTGTGGTGCAGAACCTGAAACAAAAATCACCCATGAAGAAAAAGTCTTGACAAAATAGTTCAAGGAAGAGATTTTGGGCTCACCATGCTTGGCCTTTAGACGCCATATTTGTTCCAAGAAAATCTTGAAGTTGGCTTCAAGACAGACAATGGGAGCTGGAAACTGAAAAGGTAATTGACTAAATTTGCTTCACTTTTCTGAGTTTTTGAGTCTTATGAAATGACCGGGGTTTTTGGAAATCCAAGCAGAGTCTATAAAAAGGGGGAGTAGGTACGGAGAAATTGATTGAAAGAACAGCAATAATTATTGGGTTTTGATTAGAAATTGAGAAAAGTGAAATAGGGTTagtgaaattgtgattttggttgattttgctcACTGGATCAGACCACAATCTTCTGTTTCTTTTAATTTATCTCCTCTTTCTAGTTTCTATGTCGAGTGAATGGGGGGCTGGGGAAGAAACGAGAGAGGTTCATGATAGAAGAAAAAAGAGCGCCACTTAAATTTCTGAATTTCAAGAAATACTTAAATAGCGACAATATACACTCGCTGCGCCtttggaaaattaattatttagccatatcattttttaaaatttatttttgagcaagtatcttgtgagacagtttcacgaatttttatttgtgagacgggtcaaccctaccgatattcataataaaaagtaatactcttagcataaaaagtaatattttttcatggatgacccaaataagatatttgtttcataaaatacgatccataaaactgtctcacacaaattcttgcttttatttttataataaataatggACTCTATATCTCTTTGCAAACTAGCTAGTTTTCACTTTTCGTGGTTAATAGCTATCAGTATagtattattgatttatatacataaaatcataatcataaatggCAATCGTTTGAttggtaatttttttaaaaaaattgaatttaacCCATGTGGAACGAACCATCATATTGAATGCGAAATCATTGATATCCTTTTTTTTTCATTGTCGGTAACGGTAAGATCtcatgttaaataaaaatattttaagaattaaTTGACGAATTATTCATGATTTATAGGCCATAAATGCAATGGCATCCATATGGCAAACACAAATTCGACCTAATCAAATTCCCGCAAATAGTTTATTTTGCCGCCCTTCGAAGTAAATATAACCACAAATTTTCGATGAAAAAATTGTATAATTCTTATACTACTTTCTCATAAATTCTATATTGAACCATAACATCttaggtaaaaatttgtgtgagacgatctcacaggtcgtattttgtgagacagatctcttatttggatcatccatgaagagtattattttttatgctaaaattattactttttattgtgaatatcggtagggttgactcgtctcacagataaatattcgtgataccgtctcacaagagacctacctACTCAACATCGTAAACCATGATTGCTAGACATATTatgggtgtgtttggttgagtgtaataaataaggatagattaataatcaaatatttatcgttaaaattttaagttgttttaataatcattttgaccagGTTTAAGTttcaattttatggataattatttgattaataaaattggatcttaaatcgagtcaaaataattattaaaacatcttaaaattttaacgataaatatttgactattaatctatccttatttaatccactcaaccaaccACACTCTAGAGTATCTATTCTAAAATTCATACCATTCATCCGTTTCATATTCGTATAGATATTAAATGACGAATAAGATCACCTGCTTTAATTTAGATGTCATGTTTAGGTCATAACCTCAATGATATATTTAACGCTGTATACTTTATAATATATGCGAGGTCTATTGAAAAACACCTTGCATTTTTAGGGTCATTTCCGGTTAGATCGAAACTTTTCCACGATATAAGGTGAAAAATAGACAGTACAGAAGAAAGTCCACCAAATAATTAAGGTAAACAGAGGTGCAGTGTttcttatttataatatttttacacCATTTTTGAAACATGATATTGATCAACACAGTATTGACCATAATATTTCACTCCATAATCCACGTTTTGCTGCACATTATTACACATATACTTTGTAACAAGTCTACATTTCTTCGTCGCGAAGCGACAAAACAAAACTAATCCAAGCAACTGCGAATTCGTGGGATTAAGATGCATAAATTCTATTTATTATTCGTTGATTTGGTGTCCTTCGGGAAATCATCAAGAAGTTGTTGCAGTACCTGCAAAAAAAAATGCCAAAAATAGTTATTTGTTTAACCAATATTAATTTTTCATTTCTTCGATATTGATTTTGAGATATATATACTAAGGATTCCGGTAGTCCACTCAAGAAGTTTacttaaatttttgaaaaatagcaAAGTCCGTTACGCAGGTTGCCAAAATGAGATGTTGATCCATTAACTAGTCGACATTAAATTTTATTACAATAATTCCTTTGTGATTTTATATGTCTGATATATAATATCATCGATAATTGCTAACataacatcagatatcatctcTATATATAATCAAAGCGTACCGGTGGCTTTGGCCGGCGTTGATCCACATGAAGGATTGTTCTGATTTTGAGTATTCGAGGGAATAACAACTCCCGGCCAAGATTTGCACATGCAATGCTTCCCTTTCTCAATGCCGGCGTACAAAGAGACCAAATGTTTTCCACATCCCATCCAAGAATACTTCCCACACTTCCTGCAATCTACTCTTACGCACATGATTCTCAGTTATATTGTTTTCAAGGCTACCAAAATTTCTGATAAAAATTTTGAGATGATAACCTTATCCAATCACGCAttctgtttatatatatatatatatatagaatgccATTAACACCGTAAACATCGAAAAGTTAGTTTTTGTGGTTATTAATTCTTGCATGTGTATTGAAGATAACGATGTGCATAGAGATTCTTCAATTTTTCTAGTTGGCTGCAACTCCAAGAACTAAGGACCTTTGCTcctttgtttgtttgtttgttgtaTGTTTGCTGGGGAATATTGATACTCCCATAAGGATCTGGGTCCTCGTCAATCCGGTTTGTTATTTGGATAGTCCATATCTCATCTCAATAAGCTAGTTACTTTCCTGATGACCAGGGTGAATCTTCTCTTCCCGGGCACTGCGGCTCTTCCCGGGCAACCATCACCAATCTGTCAGAAGAAGCCTTCAGAAACTAGAGTATGGGCAACCAACTTGCCATACATAGTAGGTGGCACTGGAAACGAGGTACCTACCCCATTTTCTACTATAAATAGCAAGTATACTTCTCATTTAATGATTCTGAAATCTTTTAACTCTCAAGCAGTACacatattttctctcaaatattacTTGTGTTCGCCTGAAAAACCTGCTGACTTTAGCATcagagtggtcacgccggacacccctccggcgctcattcacgagttcttttcattgtttgcaggtgttATCTCAGCCATCATCTtcactcaaaataaaaaaaaattgatttgatcCATTGGAGTCCTTACCCGACTCATCCATTTCAACATGATCACATCAAATATatagtgggtctcatgtgagactgtctcacggatcttaatctgtgaaatgggtcaaccctacccattttcacaataaaaagtaatattcttagcataaaagtaatactttttcatagatgacccatataagagatccgtctcacaaatacgatccgtgagaccgtctcacacaagtttttgccatatatacacacacacatatatatatatatatatatatatatatatatggaaatcttataaataaatatggttttttttattattgggA
It encodes:
- the LOC140841600 gene encoding BTB/POZ domain-containing protein At5g66560-like encodes the protein MASKGQAWFCTTGLPSDVAIEVDVMTFHLHKFPLMRKSRKLHEMITEQETNRTTNRFATIQTVFEQNENDQGEEEIQVEDNEGQFHIALPDFPGGCEAFETAAKFCYGVKVDLSATNVAAIRCAGEYLEMTEEYSEDNIISKAERFLVKSVLKNIKHSIKTLTSCEGLLPMMENLGIVQRCIDAIATKASAEDPSLFGWPMNGGAVDSKTEVDSRRKYGVVTRGAVIADSWLDELGFLSVHIFKRLIFAMKTLNLGGDIIESCLINYAKKFIPGISRTTTRKPSASSDLPSENERRELLETIISNLPIDRTSRSTSNTTRFLFGLLRTSYILNSSEVSRRALEKKIGSQLEQATLDDLLIPSYSYLNDTLYEVDCVERILVYFLQRFEERSVTRIQVNEEEGNITVSTALIMVGKLMDGYLSEIASDANLKPEKFYELAVTLPDRARVFDDGLYRAVDVYLKAHPWVSETDREKVCGLLDCQKLTLEACTHAAQNERLPLRVVVQVLFLEQLQLRQAISGTILGGMEGENEDAEMVETSGAEKRNSTWRTAVRENQVLRGDMDTMRARVQDLERECSIMKKAIEKMDESGPSGHGENSGWWSKLGCKFKIQACDSHEQPAAKGGKRRREGNREH